One part of the Alistipes onderdonkii genome encodes these proteins:
- a CDS encoding aminopeptidase C, producing MKKLLLTLVAFCAAFTAAAQAPDTTAAEGYRFTDVKLIPMTPVKDQSRSGTCWCYSTLSFLEGEILRAGGAPVHLSEMWIVRHTFMEKAVKYIRMHGEINFAEGGASRDVTEGIRNYGIVPFEAYPGFNYGTEKADFHELSRVLKAYLDAVMEASTKSSNKPLSTAWKRGFNAILNEYFGPMPETFTYQGKEYTPRTFAASLPIDIDDYIDISSFTHHPFYTQFIIEVPDNWMWGTVYNLPLDEMMAVVDNALENGYPVAWGTDVSEKGFSRTKAIGIVPAADLEGMGGTEAERWGKLTQKEKDDALYKFDKPGKELDITQEMRQVAFDNYETTDDHGMVIMGTATDQAGNHYYKVQNSWDVRPPYDGFWYFSRPFVAYKTTSVMVNKHALPKEIAKKLGIK from the coding sequence ATGAAGAAACTCCTGCTGACCCTCGTTGCCTTCTGCGCCGCATTTACGGCTGCGGCACAGGCCCCCGACACGACCGCCGCCGAAGGCTACCGGTTCACCGACGTCAAACTGATCCCCATGACCCCGGTCAAGGATCAGAGCCGTAGCGGCACCTGCTGGTGCTACTCGACCCTTTCGTTCCTCGAAGGTGAAATCCTGCGTGCGGGAGGCGCCCCCGTGCACCTCTCCGAAATGTGGATCGTCCGCCATACGTTCATGGAGAAAGCCGTGAAATACATCCGCATGCACGGCGAGATCAACTTCGCCGAAGGCGGGGCCTCGCGCGACGTGACGGAAGGCATCCGCAACTACGGCATCGTCCCGTTCGAAGCCTACCCGGGCTTCAACTACGGCACCGAGAAAGCCGATTTCCACGAACTCTCGCGCGTGCTGAAAGCCTACCTCGACGCAGTGATGGAGGCCAGCACCAAATCTTCGAACAAGCCGCTCTCGACGGCTTGGAAACGGGGTTTCAACGCCATTCTGAACGAATATTTCGGCCCGATGCCCGAGACCTTCACCTATCAGGGCAAGGAATACACGCCCCGGACGTTCGCCGCCTCGCTGCCGATCGACATCGACGACTATATCGACATCAGTTCGTTCACACACCACCCCTTCTATACGCAATTCATCATCGAGGTGCCCGATAACTGGATGTGGGGCACGGTCTACAACCTTCCGCTCGACGAAATGATGGCCGTCGTGGACAACGCACTGGAGAACGGTTATCCCGTCGCGTGGGGCACTGACGTAAGCGAAAAGGGATTCAGCCGCACCAAGGCGATCGGCATCGTACCGGCCGCCGACCTCGAAGGCATGGGCGGCACCGAAGCCGAGCGCTGGGGCAAACTGACGCAGAAGGAGAAGGACGACGCACTCTACAAGTTCGACAAGCCGGGCAAGGAGCTCGACATCACCCAGGAGATGCGTCAGGTGGCTTTCGACAACTACGAAACCACCGACGACCACGGCATGGTCATCATGGGTACGGCCACCGACCAGGCAGGCAACCACTACTACAAGGTGCAGAATTCATGGGACGTACGTCCGCCCTACGACGGATTCTGGTATTTCTCGCGCCCGTTCGTCGCTTACAAGACAACCTCGGTCATGGTCAACAAGCACGCCCTGCCCAAGGAGATCGCCAAGAAACTGGGCATCAAATAA
- a CDS encoding pentapeptide repeat-containing protein, with the protein MQITRPVPAADPVEHTDGRALTEGEEIAGGIFRSIVFPHLDREHIWVQSCLFAGCLFPACTLRGSHFTDVTFRNCDLSNADLTGCSFQRVEFLDCKLMGTNLSEATMQHVAFERCKAEFANFALGRLRFVAHGQGVMRGAVFDECRLEKVAFSRCDLTQGEFRGTRLRGLSFADSDIRGMRVGEVGSFELKGLKINALQAVDLVRLLGVEVEE; encoded by the coding sequence ATGCAGATAACCAGACCAGTCCCGGCCGCCGATCCCGTGGAACATACCGATGGCAGGGCGTTGACCGAAGGCGAAGAGATTGCCGGAGGCATTTTCCGCAGCATTGTTTTCCCGCACCTTGACCGGGAACATATCTGGGTGCAGTCGTGCCTTTTCGCGGGCTGCCTTTTCCCGGCGTGCACGCTGCGCGGATCGCATTTCACGGATGTGACCTTCCGGAACTGCGACCTGTCGAACGCCGACCTGACGGGGTGCAGTTTCCAGCGGGTGGAGTTCCTGGATTGCAAGCTCATGGGGACGAACCTCTCCGAAGCGACGATGCAGCATGTGGCCTTCGAGCGCTGCAAGGCGGAATTCGCCAATTTCGCACTGGGGCGCTTGCGTTTCGTGGCGCACGGGCAGGGAGTCATGCGGGGTGCCGTGTTCGACGAGTGCCGCCTGGAGAAGGTCGCCTTTTCGCGCTGCGACCTGACGCAGGGCGAATTCCGCGGCACGCGCCTGCGCGGGCTTTCGTTCGCCGATTCCGACATCCGCGGCATGCGGGTCGGCGAGGTCGGTTCGTTTGAATTAAAGGGTTTGAAGATCAATGCATTGCAGGCGGTTGACCTGGTGCGGCTGCTGGGGGTAGAGGTGGAGGAATAG
- a CDS encoding BamA/TamA family outer membrane protein: MLLIAYTAAGQQPEKDMDAFPSTEEALSQIGSAAARSPKQPADTAALTSPAQRKGFIRRIIDYYSRSNIDRTFEKKIDWSIAPGPNYSSDVGFGIGFLVAGLYRIDRTDSVTAPSNISIYGNVTTEKFVLLRFSGDNIFNHNKQRLSYAGAFVYFPGAFYGVGYNAGAEGYAQELTTTMGIFRISYCTALAGRFYIGVSGGIDYTGAKYKDTGMVAYMNNVKADVDAGKPVPGGRMGELYTLWQEGRYDPAKQDPFSNYITESGDNPNAFNTSLGLFAQYDTRDVTFNASRGIFIKAEAKWYPEWLGNTRRNFGRFTLTFDFYRKLWKGAIFAYDLYADFTAGTPSWHMYAKMGGMERMRGYYEGRYRDKRLVETQIELRQKIYRRHGVVAWIGGGQVWGTDKFRWDNTLYSFGCGYRFEFKNRMNIRLDYGWGVYGNQNLPWDRKRSSAFLFTASEAF; the protein is encoded by the coding sequence ATGCTGTTGATAGCATATACCGCCGCGGGGCAGCAACCCGAGAAGGACATGGACGCCTTCCCCTCGACCGAGGAAGCCCTGTCCCAGATCGGAAGCGCCGCAGCCCGCTCCCCGAAACAGCCTGCCGACACCGCAGCCCTCACATCGCCTGCCCAACGCAAAGGCTTCATACGCCGCATCATCGACTATTACAGCCGTTCGAATATCGACCGTACGTTCGAAAAGAAAATCGACTGGAGCATCGCCCCCGGCCCGAACTATTCGTCGGATGTCGGCTTCGGCATCGGGTTCCTCGTGGCGGGGCTTTACCGGATAGACCGCACGGACTCCGTGACCGCCCCGTCGAATATCTCGATCTACGGCAACGTCACGACCGAAAAATTCGTCCTGCTCCGCTTCTCGGGCGACAACATCTTCAACCACAACAAACAACGCCTGAGCTACGCCGGGGCCTTCGTCTATTTTCCGGGTGCATTCTACGGCGTGGGCTACAACGCCGGCGCGGAGGGCTACGCACAGGAGCTCACCACCACGATGGGCATCTTCCGCATCTCCTACTGCACGGCGCTCGCCGGACGCTTTTACATCGGCGTCAGCGGGGGCATCGACTACACCGGGGCGAAGTACAAAGACACGGGCATGGTCGCCTATATGAATAATGTCAAAGCCGACGTAGACGCCGGGAAGCCGGTTCCGGGCGGCAGGATGGGCGAACTCTACACCCTCTGGCAGGAGGGGCGCTACGACCCGGCCAAGCAGGATCCCTTCTCGAATTACATTACCGAATCGGGCGACAATCCGAACGCCTTCAACACCAGCCTCGGCCTCTTCGCCCAATACGACACGCGCGACGTGACATTCAACGCTTCGAGGGGTATCTTCATCAAGGCCGAAGCCAAGTGGTACCCCGAATGGCTGGGCAATACGCGCCGCAACTTCGGACGCTTCACCCTGACCTTCGACTTCTACCGGAAACTCTGGAAAGGCGCCATCTTCGCCTACGACCTCTACGCCGACTTCACGGCCGGCACCCCTTCGTGGCACATGTACGCCAAGATGGGCGGCATGGAACGCATGCGCGGCTACTACGAAGGGCGCTACCGCGACAAAAGGCTCGTCGAGACGCAGATCGAGCTGCGCCAGAAAATCTACCGCCGCCACGGCGTCGTAGCCTGGATCGGCGGCGGACAGGTCTGGGGCACCGACAAATTCCGCTGGGACAACACCCTTTACAGCTTCGGCTGCGGCTACCGGTTCGAGTTCAAGAACCGGATGAACATCCGCCTCGACTACGGCTGGGGCGTCTACGGCAACCAAAACCTGCCGTGGGATCGCAAACGCTCCTCGGCCTTCCTCTTCACGGCCTCCGAAGCCTTCTAA
- a CDS encoding 4'-phosphopantetheinyl transferase family protein has product MGKALFIEPPMDEAGVAGWVTSDELAEARRFVREGRRREYLTWRAVVRRELGADVRIAYDAAGAPVVDRDGVYVGVSHCRGRVAVCLSDVPCAVDIEPETRDFSRAAPRYMSPSELALSGDPLLPAAVWCAKEALYKYARRPGLDLLHDLRVEAVDFAAGTVVGRIGGGEAIRLTLHRADGFITVYTV; this is encoded by the coding sequence ATGGGAAAGGCACTCTTCATAGAGCCGCCGATGGACGAGGCCGGGGTAGCCGGGTGGGTGACATCCGACGAATTGGCCGAGGCCCGGCGTTTTGTGCGGGAGGGCCGGCGCCGGGAATACCTCACGTGGCGAGCCGTCGTCCGCCGGGAACTGGGGGCAGATGTGCGGATTGCCTATGATGCCGCCGGGGCCCCGGTCGTCGACAGGGACGGGGTGTACGTCGGGGTTTCGCATTGCAGGGGGCGTGTGGCCGTCTGTCTGTCCGATGTCCCCTGCGCGGTCGACATCGAGCCCGAGACGCGGGATTTCAGCCGTGCCGCGCCGCGTTACATGTCCCCCTCCGAGCTGGCGCTGTCCGGCGATCCGTTGCTGCCTGCCGCCGTTTGGTGCGCCAAGGAGGCGCTCTACAAATATGCCCGGCGCCCGGGGCTGGACTTGCTGCACGACCTGCGGGTGGAGGCGGTGGATTTTGCGGCCGGAACCGTTGTCGGGCGCATCGGCGGCGGGGAGGCGATCCGGCTCACGCTGCATCGTGCCGACGGGTTTATCACGGTATATACGGTATAG
- the gldE gene encoding gliding motility-associated protein GldE produces the protein MESTASWIAFNGFSGHIAVLCAVTLGLLCVSALVSGAETSFFSLSHKDIRRLQTRTTASAEAVLHLLTNVDVLLATILVVNNLVNICIVILVSGIIDSVFTFLRFEFLFKTVLVTFLLLLFGEILPKVLAQTMPVRFAQFAARPLRVLRWIFYPLSYILVRTSSRISEKAAHKSEISLDELADAVDMTQSSSPEEHVMLSGIVNFVNTEVQEIMKPRVDITALSVTDDYETVKQTIIRSGFSRIPVYEEDIDNIRGTLYVKDLLPYINHGNEFGWQQLVRKPYFVPEHKKINDLLGDFQSNKVHMAIVVDEYGSTLGLVSLEDIIEEIVGEISDESDADESFFTRLDEKSYLFDGKSHLGDFERVLGIDEETFADVKGDAETLAGLMLELKRDFPRKGDVFTSHDIRFTVQEMDGHRVDKIRVDLQ, from the coding sequence TTGGAGAGTACCGCTTCATGGATCGCATTCAACGGGTTTTCGGGCCATATCGCCGTGCTGTGCGCGGTGACGTTGGGACTGCTGTGCGTTTCAGCGCTCGTATCGGGGGCTGAAACTTCGTTTTTCTCCCTGTCGCATAAGGATATCCGCCGCCTGCAGACGCGCACGACTGCTTCGGCGGAGGCGGTGTTGCACTTGCTGACGAATGTCGACGTGCTGCTGGCGACGATTCTGGTGGTCAACAACCTGGTGAATATCTGCATCGTCATCCTCGTGTCGGGTATCATCGACTCGGTTTTTACGTTCCTGCGTTTCGAGTTCCTGTTCAAGACCGTACTGGTGACTTTCCTGCTGCTGCTGTTCGGCGAGATACTGCCCAAAGTATTGGCGCAGACCATGCCGGTGCGTTTCGCGCAGTTCGCGGCACGGCCGCTCAGGGTGTTGCGGTGGATTTTCTATCCGCTCTCCTACATCCTGGTGCGCACGAGCAGCCGCATCAGCGAAAAGGCGGCGCACAAGAGCGAGATTTCGCTCGACGAACTGGCCGACGCCGTGGATATGACCCAGAGTTCGAGCCCCGAGGAGCATGTGATGCTGTCGGGGATCGTCAACTTCGTGAATACCGAGGTGCAGGAGATCATGAAACCCCGCGTGGACATTACGGCGCTCTCGGTGACGGACGATTACGAGACCGTCAAGCAGACGATCATCCGGTCGGGTTTTTCGCGTATCCCGGTATACGAAGAGGATATCGACAATATCAGGGGGACGCTCTATGTCAAGGATCTGCTCCCCTATATCAACCACGGCAACGAATTCGGCTGGCAGCAGTTGGTGCGCAAGCCCTATTTCGTGCCCGAGCATAAGAAGATCAACGACCTGCTGGGCGACTTCCAGTCGAACAAGGTGCACATGGCGATCGTCGTCGACGAGTACGGTTCGACGCTGGGGCTGGTGTCGCTGGAAGATATCATCGAGGAGATCGTGGGCGAGATTTCGGACGAAAGCGATGCCGACGAGAGTTTCTTCACGCGTCTCGACGAGAAGAGTTACCTCTTCGACGGCAAGAGCCACCTGGGCGATTTCGAACGGGTGCTGGGAATCGACGAGGAGACCTTTGCCGACGTGAAGGGCGATGCCGAGACCCTCGCCGGGCTGATGCTCGAACTCAAACGCGACTTCCCCCGCAAGGGCGATGTCTTTACGTCGCACGACATCCGTTTTACGGTGCAGGAGATGGACGGGCACCGTGTCGATAAAATCCGTGTGGACTTGCAGTGA
- the ftsZ gene encoding cell division protein FtsZ yields the protein MTDELMSEIKAPKTDGSIIMVVGVGGAGGNAVNHMWNLGIRGVTFMVCNTDQQALDKSPVELKIRLGAEGLGAGNDPENGRRAAVESLPEIRQHLEEAGTRMLFITAGMGGGTGTGASPVIAKLAKEMGLLTVAIVTSPLAVEGKIRYEQAFRGIEELRQNVDSLLIINNENILEIYGRLSLKQAFGKADDILCSAAKGIAEIITVESDLVNVDFADVSKVMRDSGRAHMAVATAEGDNRAETAAEASLRSPLLDHNLISGAKNILLNISVSNADSLMYEEVVRILEYIQAHASVQDDNGVIHNANIIWGTSEKPQLGNAIELVVVATGFSGDASVDVMKQIIPPARITEPVKEPVAPVLEPIKPVAPPQRPPEQVMLGAKSTRYNNIELLLAKPAYQSRNSKFIVQMPGGRKEVLREESENSQQAADSQGGSLFD from the coding sequence ATGACAGACGAATTGATGTCGGAAATCAAAGCCCCGAAAACGGACGGGTCGATCATTATGGTGGTCGGTGTCGGCGGTGCCGGCGGGAATGCCGTGAACCATATGTGGAACCTGGGTATACGGGGCGTGACGTTCATGGTTTGCAATACCGACCAGCAGGCGTTGGATAAGAGCCCCGTGGAGCTGAAGATACGCCTCGGCGCCGAGGGCCTCGGTGCGGGGAACGACCCGGAGAACGGCCGCCGTGCCGCAGTCGAGTCGCTGCCCGAAATCCGCCAGCACCTCGAAGAGGCCGGGACTCGGATGCTGTTCATCACGGCCGGCATGGGCGGCGGTACGGGTACGGGCGCTTCGCCCGTCATCGCCAAGCTGGCCAAGGAGATGGGGCTGCTGACTGTGGCGATCGTCACCTCGCCGCTGGCCGTCGAGGGTAAGATCCGCTACGAACAGGCTTTCCGCGGGATCGAGGAACTGCGCCAGAATGTCGATTCGCTGCTGATTATCAACAACGAGAATATCCTCGAAATATACGGGCGCCTGTCGCTCAAGCAGGCGTTCGGCAAGGCCGACGACATTCTGTGTTCGGCGGCGAAGGGCATCGCCGAGATCATCACGGTCGAGAGCGACCTGGTGAACGTCGACTTCGCCGATGTGTCGAAGGTGATGCGCGACAGCGGCCGCGCGCACATGGCCGTGGCTACGGCCGAAGGCGACAACCGCGCCGAGACTGCTGCCGAGGCTTCGCTGCGTTCGCCGCTTCTGGATCACAACCTGATCTCGGGTGCGAAGAATATCCTGCTGAACATTTCGGTGTCGAACGCCGACTCGCTGATGTACGAGGAGGTGGTGCGCATCCTGGAGTATATCCAGGCGCATGCCAGCGTGCAGGACGACAACGGCGTGATACACAACGCCAATATCATCTGGGGTACGAGCGAGAAGCCCCAGCTGGGCAACGCCATCGAACTGGTGGTGGTGGCCACGGGGTTCTCGGGCGATGCGTCCGTCGACGTGATGAAGCAGATCATCCCCCCGGCGCGTATCACGGAACCGGTGAAGGAGCCTGTGGCTCCCGTGCTGGAGCCGATCAAGCCCGTTGCGCCGCCGCAGCGGCCGCCCGAGCAGGTGATGCTCGGCGCCAAGTCGACCCGCTACAACAACATCGAACTGCTGCTGGCCAAACCGGCCTACCAGTCGCGCAACTCGAAGTTCATCGTGCAGATGCCCGGCGGACGCAAGGAGGTGCTGCGCGAGGAGTCCGAAAACAGCCAGCAGGCTGCCGATTCGCAGGGCGGATCGCTTTTTGACTAA
- the ftsA gene encoding cell division protein FtsA, translated as MERKNYTVAVDLGSSNVVVAVGEKVAEGRMDVASIVSKPVEGVNAGKIENIELVSRAIREAMSEAEEQLGIRITEAYAGISGDFVRCARHTDHVFVYDPQNGVNQKDVDALFDRMRNVQAPDDETIMERVPQNYVVDDNQEVKNPVGSFGKKLSSTFNFILCLRTPMQRLDMALKRLGIKMLGVTSNAIATAEAVLLPDEKEEGVAVVDIGGGVTDVAVYYRNVVRYIATIPMGAMAINRDIRTMSVPEKHVESLKQKYGSAVADLAPEDKLIRVNGRTAREAKDILLRNLATVIEARATDIAEFVLQEIRDSGYAGKLAYGIVLTGGSAKLKDVDELFRRVTGMDVRIASAETGVAEESKEKVADPAYATAVGILLKGAEQGACAVIERPASPASRPAEPRPGFQPQQPQAAPEFRHTPRFQQPAQGPASAAAQPAPDEDAAARGQEREDEQLKAPVIEPKRKRDWGSIFQKTFDKINKSFTAAEDEEI; from the coding sequence GTGGAAAGAAAGAATTATACCGTTGCCGTCGACCTGGGCTCGTCGAACGTCGTGGTGGCTGTCGGCGAGAAGGTCGCCGAAGGCCGGATGGATGTGGCGTCGATCGTGTCGAAGCCCGTCGAGGGCGTCAATGCGGGCAAGATCGAGAATATCGAACTGGTGAGCCGTGCCATCCGCGAAGCCATGTCCGAAGCCGAAGAGCAGCTGGGTATCCGGATCACGGAGGCCTATGCCGGTATTTCGGGCGATTTCGTGCGCTGTGCGCGCCATACGGATCATGTCTTCGTCTACGATCCCCAGAACGGTGTCAACCAGAAGGACGTCGACGCGCTGTTCGACCGCATGCGGAACGTGCAGGCGCCCGACGACGAGACCATCATGGAGCGTGTGCCCCAGAACTATGTGGTCGACGACAACCAGGAGGTCAAGAACCCCGTGGGGTCGTTCGGCAAGAAACTCTCGTCGACGTTCAATTTCATCCTTTGCCTGCGCACGCCGATGCAGCGGCTCGACATGGCGCTCAAGCGGCTCGGCATAAAGATGCTGGGCGTGACGTCGAATGCCATCGCCACGGCCGAGGCCGTGCTGCTGCCCGACGAGAAGGAGGAGGGCGTAGCGGTGGTCGACATCGGCGGCGGCGTGACGGACGTGGCGGTTTATTACCGCAACGTGGTGCGTTATATCGCCACGATCCCGATGGGGGCCATGGCCATCAACCGCGACATCCGCACGATGAGCGTGCCCGAGAAACATGTGGAAAGCCTCAAACAGAAATACGGTTCGGCGGTGGCCGACCTGGCCCCGGAGGACAAACTGATCCGCGTCAACGGCCGCACGGCCCGCGAAGCGAAGGACATCCTGCTGCGCAACCTGGCGACGGTGATCGAAGCCCGTGCCACGGATATTGCAGAGTTCGTATTGCAGGAGATCCGGGATTCGGGGTATGCCGGCAAGCTGGCCTACGGCATTGTCCTGACGGGAGGTTCGGCCAAGCTGAAGGATGTGGACGAGTTGTTCCGCCGCGTGACGGGCATGGACGTGCGCATCGCATCGGCCGAGACCGGCGTTGCGGAGGAGTCGAAGGAGAAGGTCGCAGACCCGGCCTATGCCACGGCGGTCGGTATTTTGCTCAAGGGCGCCGAGCAGGGTGCCTGCGCGGTGATCGAGCGTCCGGCCTCGCCGGCGTCCCGGCCTGCGGAACCCCGCCCGGGATTCCAGCCCCAGCAGCCCCAGGCCGCACCCGAGTTCCGCCATACGCCGCGGTTCCAGCAGCCCGCACAGGGGCCGGCTTCCGCGGCGGCACAGCCTGCGCCCGATGAGGATGCCGCGGCAAGGGGGCAGGAGCGGGAAGATGAGCAGCTGAAGGCCCCCGTGATCGAACCCAAGCGCAAGCGCGACTGGGGGTCGATCTTCCAGAAGACCTTCGACAAGATCAACAAGAGCTTTACGGCCGCCGAGGACGAGGAGATCTGA
- a CDS encoding UDP-N-acetylmuramate--L-alanine ligase, with translation MEFQKVYFLGIGGIGMSALARYFLHEGKKVAGYDRTPSHLTDELSAEGAAIHFEDDVRLIPAEFLDPAATMVVYTPAVPQEHGEYRYFADHGFRIEKRSQMLGHLAEGKYVMAVAGTHGKTTTSTLVAWLNRALTGGGSAFLGGISKNFGGNLVLDGCGGQGMRPPAGEGCAAAGSRLSGGRLAVEADEFDRSFLRLYPDVAVVTSADADHLDIYGTHEAVKEAFAQFVRQIRPGGFLVIKQGTDIVVDNPQITVYRYSYDVPCDFYARNVQLLEGGHYRYDIVVPGGAIEGCTLGIPGWVNIENSVAAVASVWCAARAEGVALDADALRGALASFSGVKRRFEFYVNTPRQVYMDDYAHHPRELAATLTSVRKMFPGRRITALFQPHLYTRTRDLYEEFAESLSHADEVVLLPIYPAREEPIPGVTSELIARRVAVPCRIVGREALADTVAAMDTDVVVSFGAGNIDACCGALAEKLEAKS, from the coding sequence ATGGAGTTTCAAAAAGTATATTTTCTGGGTATCGGCGGCATCGGCATGAGCGCCCTGGCCCGCTATTTCCTGCACGAGGGTAAAAAGGTGGCCGGTTACGACCGTACGCCTTCGCACCTGACGGACGAGTTGTCGGCCGAGGGGGCGGCGATCCATTTCGAGGACGACGTGCGGCTGATCCCCGCGGAGTTCCTCGACCCGGCGGCGACGATGGTGGTTTATACCCCGGCCGTGCCGCAGGAGCACGGCGAGTACCGCTATTTCGCCGACCACGGGTTCCGTATCGAGAAGCGCTCGCAGATGTTGGGGCACCTCGCCGAAGGCAAGTACGTGATGGCCGTGGCGGGGACGCACGGCAAGACTACGACGTCGACGCTCGTGGCATGGCTGAACCGCGCCCTGACGGGTGGCGGCAGTGCTTTTCTGGGCGGTATCTCGAAGAATTTCGGCGGCAACCTGGTGCTGGACGGCTGCGGGGGGCAGGGGATGCGCCCGCCCGCGGGGGAGGGATGCGCCGCTGCCGGATCCCGCCTTTCGGGCGGGCGGCTGGCCGTCGAGGCCGACGAGTTCGACCGTTCGTTCCTGCGGCTCTATCCCGATGTGGCGGTGGTCACGTCGGCCGACGCCGACCACCTCGACATTTACGGGACGCACGAGGCGGTGAAGGAGGCTTTCGCGCAGTTCGTGCGGCAGATACGCCCCGGCGGGTTCCTCGTCATCAAGCAAGGGACGGACATCGTGGTGGACAATCCGCAGATTACGGTGTACCGCTATTCGTACGACGTGCCGTGCGACTTCTATGCCCGTAACGTGCAGTTGCTCGAGGGAGGCCATTACAGGTATGACATCGTAGTGCCGGGCGGTGCGATCGAAGGCTGCACGCTGGGCATTCCGGGCTGGGTCAACATCGAAAATTCGGTGGCGGCCGTGGCCTCGGTATGGTGCGCGGCCAGGGCCGAAGGGGTTGCGTTGGATGCGGACGCCCTGCGCGGGGCGCTGGCGTCGTTCTCGGGCGTGAAGCGCCGTTTCGAATTCTATGTCAACACCCCCAGGCAGGTCTACATGGACGATTACGCGCACCATCCGCGCGAACTGGCAGCGACGCTGACCTCCGTGCGGAAGATGTTCCCGGGACGGCGCATTACGGCGCTGTTCCAGCCCCACCTCTACACCCGCACGCGCGACCTTTACGAAGAGTTCGCCGAGTCGCTGTCGCATGCCGACGAGGTGGTGCTGCTGCCGATCTACCCGGCGCGCGAGGAGCCGATCCCCGGCGTCACGTCGGAGCTCATCGCCCGGCGCGTAGCCGTGCCGTGCCGCATCGTCGGCAGGGAGGCGCTGGCCGATACGGTCGCGGCGATGGATACGGACGTGGTGGTGAGCTTCGGGGCGGGCAATATCGACGCCTGCTGCGGGGCGCTGGCCGAAAAACTCGAAGCTAAAAGCTGA
- the murG gene encoding undecaprenyldiphospho-muramoylpentapeptide beta-N-acetylglucosaminyltransferase yields MKKIILSGGGTGGHIYPAVAVAEALERRFGDDVELLFVGAEGKMEMEKVPALGYRIVGLPIAGLQRRMDWHNLAVPLKVLRSIRMAKKTIRDFGADAVVGFGGYASAPVLWAAQRLGVPTVIQEQNSYAGLTNKILSRRAKRICVAYEGMERFFPADRITMTGNPLRGRFSKEGADRGEALAYYGFRAELPVVLVVGGSLGTRSLNEMMKAWILSLGGADAPVQVIWQTGKYYEREMQAFLAAHPTGNIWQGAFIDRMDYAYAAADLVVSRSGAGTVSELCLVARPVLFVPSPNVAEDHQTKNARALEAKGAAVVVPDAEARTRAMARAMALLADGEALRRMSENLEKLARPDAAERIVDEIEKVMK; encoded by the coding sequence ATGAAGAAGATCATACTTTCGGGCGGCGGAACGGGCGGACATATCTATCCGGCCGTGGCGGTTGCCGAGGCGCTCGAGCGGCGGTTCGGCGACGATGTGGAACTGCTGTTCGTCGGCGCCGAGGGCAAAATGGAGATGGAGAAGGTGCCGGCGCTGGGCTACCGCATCGTCGGGCTGCCGATTGCGGGGTTGCAGCGGCGCATGGACTGGCACAACCTCGCGGTGCCGCTGAAGGTGCTCCGGAGCATCCGGATGGCGAAAAAGACCATCCGCGATTTCGGGGCCGATGCGGTGGTGGGCTTCGGGGGCTACGCCAGCGCCCCGGTGTTGTGGGCTGCACAGCGGCTGGGGGTGCCGACGGTGATTCAGGAGCAGAACTCCTATGCCGGGCTGACCAACAAGATACTGTCCAGGCGGGCGAAGCGGATCTGCGTCGCCTACGAGGGCATGGAACGCTTTTTCCCGGCCGACAGGATCACGATGACGGGCAATCCCCTGCGGGGCCGCTTCTCGAAAGAGGGAGCCGACCGGGGCGAGGCGTTGGCCTATTACGGCTTTAGAGCGGAGCTCCCGGTGGTGCTGGTCGTGGGCGGGTCGCTCGGGACGCGGTCGCTCAACGAGATGATGAAGGCGTGGATACTCTCGCTCGGAGGCGCCGACGCCCCGGTGCAGGTGATCTGGCAGACGGGGAAATACTACGAGCGCGAGATGCAGGCGTTCCTGGCGGCGCACCCGACGGGGAATATCTGGCAGGGAGCTTTCATCGACCGCATGGACTACGCCTATGCGGCGGCCGATCTGGTCGTGTCGCGCAGCGGCGCCGGAACGGTCTCGGAGCTGTGCCTGGTGGCCAGGCCCGTGTTGTTCGTGCCTTCGCCCAACGTGGCCGAGGATCACCAGACGAAGAATGCCCGGGCGCTGGAGGCCAAAGGGGCTGCGGTGGTGGTGCCCGATGCCGAGGCCCGCACGCGGGCGATGGCGCGGGCGATGGCGCTGCTCGCCGACGGGGAGGCGCTGCGCAGGATGAGCGAAAACCTCGAGAAGCTGGCGCGACCCGACGCGGCGGAGCGGATTGTGGATGAAATCGAAAAGGTAATGAAGTGA